The Streptomyces bacillaris sequence CGGCTGGTACCGGACCTCCTAGGTCTCTGGCTACGGCCTGGTGGGACTGGTAGTCGCCCAGAATGATGATCCCGTGAGGACGCAGCGCTGGGCGAGCGCGCCCTTTGCTTCCTTCACGCACACGCGCCATGTAATCGACCTGCTGGGCGGCGGTGCGCACCACGCCCCGGCCGATAGGTTTGCCGTGCACTAGACGGAATAGTTCACGAACGCGAGCCTGGCCTTTGTTTTTACCTGGGATCAGAATTTTTGCCCGTGTTGCCTCAGGCAGGTGGAGCAGCACGTTTTCTGGAAGATCGGCATCCTTCCAGAGCCAGGTGATTTTGTTGCGATGCTCCGCCTTGACCGTGAACTTCATGTCGCGGTTGGTTCCGCCATTGAGCCACTCACGCTTGATGCGCAGCAGGCCCGCGCTCCACCGACTCTGGTAGTCATCGGCCCAGACGAGCAGGCATAGATGATCCTCGGCCTCAGGAGGGATCATCCATGATCCGAAGTTCTGTGAGTACTTGCAGTCGACGTCGATTCCCTCGATTCGGTAGTCCGTGTCGACGCCATCTGCGAAATCAAACTCACGCTGAAGGTTGATTTCAACAAGCGTGCCGGCGTGGGTTTTTTCGGTTTTCAAGAGGGTTGACCAGTCGTAGCGTCCGGTGACCTCGCCATTGAGGAGTTGGTCGATCGTGTCCCGGAGTACTCTGGCGAAACGGGTCCCGTGAGGATCGAGACTCATCAAATGCTTCCGCACCACCATCAGTTCTGGGTCATCACAGACGCCAGATACCGGGCCGGGCGGGTCGAAAAGAGTCATGCTGGCATGCTTTCGTAGGAAATGGTGGTGTGAGGGTATGCGTCTGATCAGACTCCGGAAACGCGCTTGCAGTTCCCAGGTGGTGAGTACGTCTCGTCCCGGGGCATGGAGGCCCGATAGGCAGAGCTAGGCGAGATTGTCGTGCACAGTCCGGGGCCCGGAAAACCGGGCCCCGGACTGCCGGCCTCAGCTCTCACCCGCCCCCGTGGCACACCCCGTAGGCCTCTCCGGAGCCGCACCAGCAGGCTGCTGTGCGGGGCGGGGGCCACGGGGTGGCGCGGCCTCGGGCGGCGAGGGTGGTGGCGTATTGGGGGAGGAGGGCGGTGGTGGTGGGGGAGGTGGCTTCGGAGGCGGCGAAGGCCTCGTACGAGGGGACCGTGCCCGTGACGATGCCCAGGTTGGGGGTGCCCGCAGCGTGGAGGTCGCGCAGGGAGGCCTCCAGGCGGGACAGGTGCGTCGCGTGGTCCACGTACTCCTCGGTCAAGTCGGGGTAGGCGGTGAGGAGTTCGCGGAGCTCCTCCTTCGGCCAGTGCAGCACCGCCACCGGGAACGGGCGGGAGAGCGCCGTGCGGTACGTGCCCAGTTCCGCGCGCAGGCGGGTGATCTCCGCCTTCAGCTCCGCCGGGTCCGAGGAGCCCAGCGACCACAGGCGCTTCGGGTCGTGGAGCTCGTCCAGGGGGACCGGGGCCGTGTTCAGTGCGCCGGCCAGTTCGTCCCAGGCGTCGTGGGGGAGGGCGAGGAGGCGGCGTACCCGGTGGCGGCCCGTGAGCAGGGACTGCGTGGCGTACGGGACCTCCTCGCCGGGGGCCAGCAGCAGGGTCAGCGCGGTCGAGAAGAAGTCGTGCGCCGACTCCAGCTCGTCGTGCGCCTCCAGGGTCTCGGCGGCGACCTGCCACGGCGCCGCGTCCGGCGGGCCCGCGGCGCGGATGCCCTCGATGATCGCCCGGGCCTCGGCCTCGTGCCCGTACTCCCAGAGGTTGGCGGCC is a genomic window containing:
- a CDS encoding NaeI family type II restriction endonuclease; the encoded protein is MTLFDPPGPVSGVCDDPELMVVRKHLMSLDPHGTRFARVLRDTIDQLLNGEVTGRYDWSTLLKTEKTHAGTLVEINLQREFDFADGVDTDYRIEGIDVDCKYSQNFGSWMIPPEAEDHLCLLVWADDYQSRWSAGLLRIKREWLNGGTNRDMKFTVKAEHRNKITWLWKDADLPENVLLHLPEATRAKILIPGKNKGQARVRELFRLVHGKPIGRGVVRTAAQQVDYMARVREGSKGRARPALRPHGIIILGDYQSHQAVARDLGGPVPAEGEFVAHRIVRARPEHSGLPQAEIDGEFWVVAQPGDPEEAAPQLPEAQEGSAKAAQRRRLSLEGHDAVLPLPPQEQLRAPQ
- a CDS encoding SEC-C metal-binding domain-containing protein — encoded protein: MRPDTPADHTTEAERLLRTAAQYPEDREPLVLRAAAHLELAGDRARASTLYDDLLAAPESAVENPHLIKALKAANLWEYGHEAEARAIIEGIRAAGPPDAAPWQVAAETLEAHDELESAHDFFSTALTLLLAPGEEVPYATQSLLTGRHRVRRLLALPHDAWDELAGALNTAPVPLDELHDPKRLWSLGSSDPAELKAEITRLRAELGTYRTALSRPFPVAVLHWPKEELRELLTAYPDLTEEYVDHATHLSRLEASLRDLHAAGTPNLGIVTGTVPSYEAFAASEATSPTTTALLPQYATTLAARGRATPWPPPRTAACWCGSGEAYGVCHGGG